The nucleotide sequence GATCCCACGACCGGTGAGCCCGCCGACCCGATCGAGGTCGGACGTGTTAGGGTAGAGCAACATGTAAGGCATCTTCACAGGCCCGGTCCGGTTCTTAAACTTTGGGTCCCGGTTCATACTCATGATCCGGTTCTCGATCTCTATCAGCGTCTGGCCGAAGCGATCGAACGCCTCCAGCGCCATCTCGTCGGAGGTCCACTCCGGCGTGTCCCGCTGGCCGAGGTACACCTCGTCCGACGAGTGTCGCGACAGGACCTCGATCAGAGAAACACCGAGGATGGTTTGCAGCTGGCTCGTGATGGTCTTGAGGAAGAACAGGTCAGGGTTCTTCTCCAGCTCCTCGTAGTCCGGTGTGCCTGGCTCGGGCATCCACCGCCGGCTTATGGTGGGCCGGTTTGGGAGGTAGCCGGCGTAAGGGAACTGCCCGAAGTTGACGGCGGCGTGGAGGGCGGAGGCCACCCAGATGATGGTGGTGCAGGTCTTGGTCAACTCGGCGACGGTCTCCAATTTGGGCCACCATGGCTCGTCCTTCTTGTCGCCGTGTCCGTCCTCGCGCACCTCCTTCCACCACGCCTGCAGCTCCACGTCGCCTCCGACCAACGCGTCGTCGGGGTAGTAGATGGCGCAGTATTCGGTCACCCACGTCTGGATCGCCGACCATATCTCCAGGCCGTCGACGGCGTACGGGTAGTCCTCGATGAGAAGCCGGACCTTGTGCGGGCTCGCCGGATCCTCCACCGCCACTCCTCTGTAATAAAACAACAGAAGCAAATTTCGGAGAAGAATAAAGGTAAACTAATGGACGCAGATTTCAACAGTTTGACCTCTTGAGGAGGTCATCGGGCAGGGCTTGCTCTGTTAGCTTCCAGCCCTTGTAGACGACGGCGGACAATTCCAGGGCGTACTTTCCGGGGAAGACGGTGGCCTCCAGGATGCCGCCGGCATTGATGAGTGTCTGTCGAGCAAACGCGTTAATGTTCATCGTGTCGCGGTAGTGCGGGCTGAGAAGCTTGTGCACCGGGTGCACGACGCTGAGCTGCCGGTTGGTGGCGATCACAAATGGTTCCATCACGGCGTGCGTGTTCAGCCTGGAGATTCATCAACCACCCGTCAGGACGATAAAAAACGGCATAGTTCGCGCATATGCAAGCGTCTTAGTGTACCAGTGGCTGATGAGTTGGTGGTAGCCGGAGTCATTGACGGCGGCATAAGCCTTGGCTAGACTCCAAATCGAGCCCTGGACGCCGACCTCGGCCGGGGTAAACACGCGGTTGACCGCACCGTGTTGCTCGCCATCGGGGTGTGGCAAGCTCAGCTCGATCGCCAGCGGCTTCAGCTTGCCGTCGTCCTTGAGCAGCAGCAGAGTCCTGGTGGCGTAGATCCTGTTGGCGCCGGAGTTGATCCGGTTCAAGAAGGGAATCAGCGCACCATGGTGATCCAAAATGAACAGCTTGTTCGCCTTCAACGCCTCATCCACCGTTCTGCCTTCAAGGTTCCTCTCAATGTGAGCTGCCGTGATCGAGCTGGTGTGATCGCCGTACAATTTTGGATCAAGCTTACTGGTCGGAGGAAACTCCTGGAGACGCCTGATGATGACAGGATTCACTCCGGCCAGCATCTCTCTTCCGAACTCCTCGTCGCTCCTCCAAGCTTCCCTGTCATCTGCCACAGAAACAGGGTACGCTAACGTCAGCTCTGCATCTAATTGATCAAAATTCAATTCTAATTATTCACGTTGGATGACGGATGGAAGAGGAAGCTTGAGGACGCTATCGCCGTCGGTGCGAACGAGCTCCCGGAGCATCTCAACGGGGACCTGGTCGCGAGTATCGTCGAGCTGCGGCAGCCGCAGACCGCCGTCGTAGAGGTTGAGCACGTCTTGAAATGTGTCGAACTCCATGGGGGTAAAGTCGAACACCGCGTTCAGCGCCGGGAGCAGCGACTGCGTCAGCGCCTTGAGCGTGTAACCCAGGAAGTCGGCCATCTTCAGGTGGCCGAACCGCTCGTCCCGAGGCACATAGATGTCCAGGCTTAGCAGCGGGAGCCGGCTCTCCGTTCGCCGATCTGTTATTTCATTAAAGGAATTCAAATCTTTACTAAAATATGAAAATTGGAATGAATTGTTAGCTCTAGATAACTCACCGGACTTGGTCGGACGGCGACCGGTGCGGCCCCGGCGAGGGTAAGGTAAGTCTTTGGAGCCGCCGAGTACGGGGCGGACGTGGTCTCGGCCTTTGTCCGGCTGGCCGAGGTCGTTGTAGTAGGCGTAGGCGTAAACCCGGTCGTGCTCCTTCAGTGCGCCGCTGACATCGTCTCCCCGGAGATGGACGAGCTCTTCGGCTCTGTACGCCTTCAGCAACTCCGGCGTTTGGCTCGGCAGATACGCCTGCACAACAACATCTTCCAAACTCACCAAATTCTTGCCTGAAACTAAACGCATTGCAAATCGAATTAAACACTCACGTCGTTGGAGAAGAAGATTCGATCGTACTTATACTTTTTCACCGGATAAACCCAAGAGTTGCAGACGAAATGGATACGTTTTCCGTGGCCGGGGACGCCCTCCGGCAAGGTGACGGACTTGAGGAAGAACTCCGAATGGTGGTGGTTCTTCACGATGACGGCGCCGGGGATCCCGAGGCTTTCGTCCCACTCGAACTGCAAGTTGAACTTTGATTCACCGGCCGTCACCGACTTAAGCAGCAGCGTCCCCCAGTGCTCCAAGTACGCCGGCGGACCGATTCTTCCTCGATTCGATTTATCTGCTTCCGCCGTCATCAGCTTAATTTGTCGCTTCCATTTGACTGCAGAGTAAATTTAACAACCGATATTcgatattattattactattattattattttgtcagGATCTACCACAGTTAATGACCTCGTTCCATATGCCGTCCGTGATCGGAAACATCGTATAAAGCGCATCGTGTGCAGTGAACTGGCATTAATTGTGGTGGCTCGGTGCTATATCGGGAATTAAAAGCAGGAAGAAAAAAATATCGAAATGTCTCCTTTACTTTAGTgaggatattctgtctatttagatttaattttgatGCAAAAAGTTACTTCTCAAAATCACAGACAAGTTTTTTTGTGCTGTTTTTTTTTTCGTTGTTGCTTGACGAGGAAGGAGATTGACCTGGGTCAAAGTCAAGCTACCCAGTAAACCCTAGCCTGGTTACTTCTCAAAAAGGGCAAGCTCGCGAGTCGACTCGGTCTGTGGATCCGATCGAGACCTGACGAATAGGAGGAAAGGGATCGGGGGTGATATCGGACTTGGCGAGCTCGCCTGGTCCGATCCAGATACCGACAGGCGAAATAAAGGAGGGAGGGGA is from Zingiber officinale cultivar Zhangliang chromosome 7B, Zo_v1.1, whole genome shotgun sequence and encodes:
- the LOC122006508 gene encoding probable linoleate 9S-lipoxygenase 5 isoform X2, with the translated sequence MIHDNIFFHILWTDGLSHSLHCLPLLQLTARGSAREEMLHKLCPAIAGRSRRHQKESAPPPVKVNATVVLVKKNVLGFNDFSASLLDNVGEFLGNRVRFHLVSSTAGEPIKWKRQIKLMTAEADKSNRGRIGPPAYLEHWGTLLLKSVTAGESKFNLQFEWDESLGIPGAVIVKNHHHSEFFLKSVTLPEGVPGHGKRIHFVCNSWVYPVKKYKYDRIFFSNDAYLPSQTPELLKAYRAEELVHLRGDDVSGALKEHDRVYAYAYYNDLGQPDKGRDHVRPVLGGSKDLPYPRRGRTGRRPTKSDRRTESRLPLLSLDIYVPRDERFGHLKMADFLGYTLKALTQSLLPALNAVFDFTPMEFDTFQDVLNLYDGGLRLPQLDDTRDQVPVEMLRELVRTDGDSVLKLPLPSVIQHDREAWRSDEEFGREMLAGVNPVIIRRLQEFPPTSKLDPKLYGDHTSSITAAHIERNLEGRTVDEALKANKLFILDHHGALIPFLNRINSGANRIYATRTLLLLKDDGKLKPLAIELSLPHPDGEQHGAVNRVFTPAEVGVQGSIWSLAKAYAAVNDSGYHQLISHWLNTHAVMEPFVIATNRQLSVVHPVHKLLSPHYRDTMNINAFARQTLINAGGILEATVFPGKYALELSAVVYKGWKLTEQALPDDLLKRGVAVEDPASPHKVRLLIEDYPYAVDGLEIWSAIQTWVTEYCAIYYPDDALVGGDVELQAWWKEVREDGHGDKKDEPWWPKLETVAELTKTCTTIIWVASALHAAVNFGQFPYAGYLPNRPTISRRWMPEPGTPDYEELEKNPDLFFLKTITSQLQTILGVSLIEVLSRHSSDEVYLGQRDTPEWTSDEMALEAFDRFGQTLIEIENRIMSMNRDPKFKNRTGPVKMPYMLLYPNTSDLDRVGGLTGRGIPNSVSI
- the LOC122006508 gene encoding probable linoleate 9S-lipoxygenase 5 isoform X1; the protein is MIHDNIFFHILWTDGLSHSLHCLPLLQLTARGSAREEMLHKLCPAIAGRSRRHQKESAPPPVKVNATVVLVKKNVLGFNDFSASLLDNVGEFLGNRVRFHLVSSTAGEPIKWKRQIKLMTAEADKSNRGRIGPPAYLEHWGTLLLKSVTAGESKFNLQFEWDESLGIPGAVIVKNHHHSEFFLKSVTLPEGVPGHGKRIHFVCNSWVYPVKKYKYDRIFFSNDAYLPSQTPELLKAYRAEELVHLRGDDVSGALKEHDRVYAYAYYNDLGQPDKGRDHVRPVLGGSKDLPYPRRGRTGRRPTKSGELSRANNSFQFSYFSKDLNSFNEITDRRTESRLPLLSLDIYVPRDERFGHLKMADFLGYTLKALTQSLLPALNAVFDFTPMEFDTFQDVLNLYDGGLRLPQLDDTRDQVPVEMLRELVRTDGDSVLKLPLPSVIQHDREAWRSDEEFGREMLAGVNPVIIRRLQEFPPTSKLDPKLYGDHTSSITAAHIERNLEGRTVDEALKANKLFILDHHGALIPFLNRINSGANRIYATRTLLLLKDDGKLKPLAIELSLPHPDGEQHGAVNRVFTPAEVGVQGSIWSLAKAYAAVNDSGYHQLISHWLNTHAVMEPFVIATNRQLSVVHPVHKLLSPHYRDTMNINAFARQTLINAGGILEATVFPGKYALELSAVVYKGWKLTEQALPDDLLKRGVAVEDPASPHKVRLLIEDYPYAVDGLEIWSAIQTWVTEYCAIYYPDDALVGGDVELQAWWKEVREDGHGDKKDEPWWPKLETVAELTKTCTTIIWVASALHAAVNFGQFPYAGYLPNRPTISRRWMPEPGTPDYEELEKNPDLFFLKTITSQLQTILGVSLIEVLSRHSSDEVYLGQRDTPEWTSDEMALEAFDRFGQTLIEIENRIMSMNRDPKFKNRTGPVKMPYMLLYPNTSDLDRVGGLTGRGIPNSVSI